A single genomic interval of Deltaproteobacteria bacterium harbors:
- a CDS encoding DUF4091 domain-containing protein, producing the protein MRAVALGWAALLACSHTAHAELAAVWALDDGTKVNADQLAHPLRAGNAVFSKYPPLVRLFAARNETVAFQVILQGGAAETARVGVELANVGPIRNVRTTDQPDRYFVGRRIELLKELYLPVKQGSKGFVWRAGSAAEPSTAKGLVPDPLVPLRAGERFTVPGRRNQGVWIDVYVPRDTPPGTHRGTVRVSIGGAKCALPTCELPVELQVLPATLPDVSSTKSMLYFSGHPEELSLSPRYFGRGAKVAPKVFDALVLRHHRLARRHRVELFAGHDKAPTALMKELHSGRAYTAAAGYEGPGMGVGQEIYSISTYGGKLSGSQVALWTSWFARHAPKTRFFLYVKDEPGRKDFPEINRVAAAARPVLSFVTNRFESGLEVDIYCTYAGEFSVRRMAQAQKKGKHVWIYNGSRPFSGTLLTDDSAIAPRVNPWIQYKHGIPWWFYWESTYYDDFQGKRGPTNVYADPLTFTNTHGDRLLGDGVLFYPGRDRLFPKEDRGIDAPLPSIRLKNWRRGIEDVEYLVLARQKGHGAAVDALLRELIPQALSDETKVGEAVSWSEEGQDWLAARKRLARLIAGSAGGKLR; encoded by the coding sequence ATGCGCGCTGTAGCTCTGGGGTGGGCCGCCCTGCTCGCCTGCTCTCACACCGCCCACGCCGAGCTCGCCGCGGTCTGGGCCCTGGACGACGGCACGAAGGTCAACGCAGATCAGCTCGCGCACCCGCTCCGGGCGGGGAACGCCGTCTTCAGCAAGTACCCGCCCCTCGTGCGGCTCTTCGCCGCGCGTAACGAGACCGTGGCCTTCCAGGTCATCTTGCAGGGCGGCGCGGCGGAGACCGCGCGAGTGGGCGTCGAGCTCGCGAACGTGGGCCCGATCCGCAACGTCCGCACGACCGACCAGCCCGACCGCTACTTCGTCGGACGCCGCATCGAGCTCTTGAAGGAGCTCTACCTGCCGGTGAAGCAGGGCTCGAAGGGGTTCGTCTGGCGCGCCGGCAGCGCCGCGGAGCCCTCCACGGCCAAGGGGCTCGTCCCCGATCCGCTCGTGCCGCTCCGCGCGGGCGAGCGCTTCACCGTCCCCGGCCGGCGCAACCAGGGCGTGTGGATCGACGTCTACGTGCCGCGCGACACGCCGCCGGGAACCCACCGCGGAACGGTGCGCGTCAGCATCGGCGGGGCGAAGTGCGCGCTCCCCACCTGTGAGCTCCCCGTGGAACTGCAGGTGCTGCCCGCGACGTTGCCGGACGTCTCGTCGACCAAATCGATGCTCTACTTCTCGGGCCACCCCGAGGAGCTCTCGCTCTCGCCGCGCTACTTCGGCCGCGGGGCCAAGGTGGCGCCGAAGGTCTTCGACGCGCTGGTCCTCCGGCACCACCGCCTGGCCCGGCGGCACCGCGTGGAGCTCTTCGCGGGGCACGACAAGGCCCCCACGGCGCTCATGAAGGAGCTCCACTCGGGGCGCGCGTACACCGCGGCAGCGGGGTACGAGGGGCCAGGAATGGGGGTGGGGCAGGAGATCTATTCCATCTCCACCTACGGGGGAAAGCTCAGCGGCAGCCAGGTGGCCCTCTGGACCTCGTGGTTCGCGCGCCACGCGCCCAAGACGCGCTTCTTCCTCTACGTGAAGGACGAGCCCGGCCGGAAGGACTTCCCCGAGATCAACCGGGTGGCGGCGGCGGCTCGGCCGGTCCTGTCGTTCGTGACCAACCGCTTCGAGTCCGGTCTCGAGGTGGACATCTATTGCACCTACGCTGGGGAGTTCTCGGTGCGCCGCATGGCCCAGGCGCAGAAGAAGGGCAAGCACGTCTGGATCTACAACGGCAGCCGTCCGTTCAGCGGAACGCTCCTCACCGACGACAGTGCGATCGCTCCCCGCGTGAATCCGTGGATCCAGTACAAGCACGGCATCCCGTGGTGGTTCTACTGGGAGTCGACCTACTACGACGACTTCCAGGGCAAGCGGGGGCCGACCAACGTGTACGCCGACCCGCTCACCTTCACCAACACCCACGGCGACCGTCTCCTCGGGGACGGCGTGCTCTTCTACCCGGGCCGCGACCGGCTCTTCCCGAAGGAGGATCGCGGGATCGACGCGCCGCTGCCGAGCATCCGGCTCAAGAACTGGCGCCGCGGGATCGAGGACGTCGAGTACCTGGTGCTGGCGCGGCAGAAGGGGCACGGCGCGGCAGTGGACGCCCTCCTGCGCGAGCTGATCCCGCAGGCCCTCTCCGACGAGACGAAGGTGGGCGAGGCCGTCTCCTGGTCCGAGGAGGGGCAGGACTGGCTGGCCGCTCGCAAGCGCCTGGCGCGGCTCATCGCCGGCAGCGCGGGCGGAAAGCTGCGCTGA
- a CDS encoding STAS domain-containing protein, translating to MVEVKQEFRGKTVLLSLRGELTVSSRHQLNQLVQELVDGNHVRVIVDLHELTLIDSAGVAVLVSLFKKVRPRGGDVKLVRLVNQPREVFVLLSLDRAFPLFDSLEAAEAAFA from the coding sequence ATGGTGGAAGTTAAGCAGGAATTCCGGGGCAAGACGGTGCTCCTGTCGCTCCGGGGCGAGCTGACGGTGTCGAGCCGCCATCAGCTCAACCAGCTCGTTCAAGAACTCGTCGACGGTAACCACGTGCGCGTGATCGTCGACCTGCACGAGCTGACGCTCATCGACAGCGCCGGGGTCGCGGTCCTGGTCTCGCTCTTCAAGAAGGTCCGGCCTCGGGGCGGTGACGTGAAGCTCGTCCGGCTGGTGAACCAGCCTCGCGAGGTCTTCGTGCTCCTCTCGCTCGACCGGGCGTTCCCCCTCTTCGACAGCCTCGAAGCCGCCGAGGCGGCCTTCGCCTAG
- a CDS encoding O-antigen ligase family protein, translating into MFSIAGLLALIVTIYLRPHSFIEAIRNAPLYEAFSGLAVVGVLLDVRLRITRLQRTPQVRWVVALVLWSILTLLIRAPRALGGALSSMITPLSVFAVIVEGVQSFTGLHLLTGTLVGSISIVCLLMIHQGLSPFGCLVVKDVSPHGSLFAVPDGRPCVRRVDCEVQPDVEYVCERVGLLGISSVAHGRVRYPGLLLDPNKLALGVGMAVPLFVALWELRRTLSRTILLALFLVVAVACVYFTRSRSGIMVLAATLGIYVWRWYGWRGLVAAVGLFAPMVIFVLASRPDAAASSTERHEILAMGMQMFASSPLVGVGFGQFVAHYYMTAHNSYLLVLSELGLPGAFLWSGVVYVTFKMVLSGVRRYRNREEGAPAATWSLALVTAMGGLMIGSLFLSMSYDVLFWLQLGLCGAFYLCTTGHDPAWRVRMEGRDFGLLALINGALIAGLTWTTRGVAISGGPR; encoded by the coding sequence ATGTTCAGTATCGCAGGGCTCTTGGCCCTGATCGTGACCATCTACCTCCGGCCGCACAGCTTCATCGAGGCGATTCGGAACGCGCCGCTGTACGAGGCGTTCAGCGGGCTGGCCGTCGTCGGCGTGCTGCTGGACGTTCGTCTGCGCATCACCCGCCTGCAGCGCACGCCGCAGGTGCGGTGGGTGGTCGCCCTCGTCCTCTGGTCCATCCTCACGCTCCTCATCAGGGCCCCGCGCGCGCTCGGTGGAGCGCTTTCGTCGATGATCACGCCGCTCAGCGTCTTCGCGGTGATCGTCGAGGGAGTGCAGTCCTTCACGGGGCTGCACCTCCTCACCGGCACGCTCGTGGGGTCGATCTCGATCGTCTGCCTGCTGATGATCCACCAGGGGCTCTCGCCCTTCGGGTGCCTGGTGGTCAAGGACGTCTCGCCCCACGGCTCGCTCTTCGCGGTCCCCGACGGACGCCCGTGCGTCCGGCGCGTGGACTGCGAGGTCCAGCCCGACGTGGAGTACGTCTGCGAACGCGTCGGGTTGCTCGGGATCTCGTCGGTCGCGCACGGGCGCGTGCGCTACCCCGGCCTGCTGCTCGACCCGAACAAGCTCGCGCTGGGCGTCGGGATGGCCGTGCCGCTCTTCGTGGCGCTCTGGGAGCTCCGACGCACTCTGAGCCGCACAATCCTGCTGGCCCTCTTCCTGGTGGTCGCGGTGGCCTGCGTGTACTTCACGCGTTCGCGCTCGGGGATCATGGTCCTCGCGGCGACGCTCGGGATCTACGTCTGGCGGTGGTACGGCTGGAGAGGGCTGGTGGCGGCGGTAGGGCTCTTCGCGCCGATGGTGATCTTCGTGCTCGCCAGTCGCCCCGACGCTGCGGCGTCGTCCACCGAGCGGCACGAGATCCTGGCCATGGGGATGCAGATGTTCGCCTCGTCCCCGCTGGTCGGCGTCGGGTTCGGTCAGTTCGTCGCGCACTACTACATGACCGCCCACAACTCGTACCTGCTCGTGCTCTCGGAGCTGGGCCTGCCGGGGGCCTTCCTGTGGAGCGGGGTGGTGTACGTGACCTTCAAGATGGTGCTCTCCGGGGTGCGTCGCTACCGGAACCGCGAGGAGGGCGCTCCCGCCGCGACCTGGAGCCTGGCGCTGGTCACGGCGATGGGGGGCCTGATGATTGGCTCGCTCTTCCTCTCCATGTCCTACGACGTGCTCTTCTGGCTGCAGCTAGGGCTGTGCGGGGCGTTCTACCTCTGCACGACCGGACACGATCCTGCGTGGCGGGTGCGCATGGAGGGGCGGGACTTCGGCCTGCTGGCCCTGATCAACGGGGCCTTGATCGCCGGGCTGACCTGGACCACGCGCGGCGTGGCGATCTCGGGCGGCCCACGGTAG
- a CDS encoding PKD domain-containing protein, whose translation MNRLTLLVLLATLAPGCHNARDTDPDGGGPTETGTNDPAPAPRIALDYDYRGLRLGQALELRGEASCAGSWAPCSYEWALGNGQTATGLTPGKVSFTKVGFYLPTLTAVSARGTRHSAQAHLAAWDGTFRDDFNRPALDLDQRGWRKPDEETKWTLEQDRLTCETALHRPGSSSLTAWPEARDVRVEVTVRRNPDPTFDRWTDVILRLHPTKRSRSFYRVRLWEETAPNNGIELAVFKIEETSETQHGVLISDPTQAWSTKAERCKSCAYREGYPRGEDIRVVVSLVGSEFELSASSPTQPSTPGLTQKFKDPSPAPHLYAGHVGLALFEGKAQFDDFSYRSLDP comes from the coding sequence ATGAACCGGCTGACTCTCCTCGTCCTCCTGGCGACCCTCGCTCCGGGCTGCCACAACGCCCGCGACACCGACCCCGACGGCGGCGGCCCGACGGAGACCGGGACGAACGACCCGGCCCCCGCCCCACGGATCGCCCTCGACTACGACTATCGAGGGCTGCGCCTCGGGCAAGCGCTGGAGCTCCGCGGCGAAGCGTCGTGCGCGGGCTCGTGGGCTCCGTGCTCCTACGAGTGGGCGCTCGGCAACGGCCAGACGGCGACGGGGCTCACCCCGGGAAAGGTCTCCTTCACCAAGGTCGGGTTCTACCTCCCCACCTTGACGGCCGTCAGCGCGCGCGGAACGCGGCACTCGGCGCAGGCGCACCTCGCCGCGTGGGACGGCACCTTCCGCGACGACTTCAACCGACCGGCGCTGGACCTGGATCAGCGCGGCTGGCGCAAACCCGACGAGGAGACGAAGTGGACCCTCGAGCAGGACCGACTGACCTGCGAGACCGCCCTCCACCGCCCGGGTTCCTCGTCGCTCACGGCGTGGCCCGAAGCGCGCGACGTGCGCGTGGAGGTCACCGTGCGGCGCAACCCCGACCCCACCTTCGACCGCTGGACGGACGTCATCCTGCGCCTCCATCCCACGAAGCGCTCCCGCAGCTTCTACCGCGTGCGCCTCTGGGAGGAGACGGCGCCGAACAACGGCATCGAGCTGGCCGTCTTCAAGATCGAGGAGACGTCGGAGACCCAGCACGGCGTGCTGATCAGCGACCCGACCCAGGCCTGGAGCACGAAGGCGGAGCGCTGCAAGAGCTGCGCGTACCGAGAGGGCTACCCGAGGGGCGAGGACATCCGCGTCGTGGTGTCTCTCGTGGGCAGCGAATTCGAGCTCTCGGCGAGCAGCCCGACGCAACCCTCCACGCCGGGGCTGACGCAGAAGTTCAAGGACCCCTCCCCGGCCCCCCACCTCTACGCCGGGCACGTCGGCCTCGCGCTCTTCGAAGGCAAGGCGCAGTTCGACGATTTCTCCTACCGCAGCCTCGACCCGTAG
- a CDS encoding polysaccharide deacetylase family protein: MSLVSLMYHDVVDPDRATASGFPSADAALYKVAPAVFEAHLRAVGATGALRVAPPAEALPRHGVLLHFDDGGASALPETADLLERHGWRGIFHVTTGRIGSPGFVTEADLRELARRGHGIGSHSCSHPPRMSELPEHEIRREWKESLARLEQLLGQQVPFASVPGGFTSRQVERLAAEEGVRFLFTSEPCTCVRKEGTCAVLGRYAVRRDTSAVEAAAMARGDLVPRYRQWAVWQLKKPLKRLGGERWLRLRARLLARR, encoded by the coding sequence ATGAGCCTCGTCTCCCTCATGTATCACGACGTGGTGGATCCCGACCGCGCCACCGCGAGCGGCTTCCCGAGCGCGGACGCGGCGCTCTACAAGGTCGCGCCGGCGGTCTTCGAGGCGCACCTGCGCGCGGTCGGCGCCACCGGAGCGCTGCGCGTGGCTCCGCCCGCCGAGGCGCTACCGCGGCACGGCGTGCTGCTCCATTTCGACGACGGAGGCGCGAGCGCGCTGCCGGAGACGGCCGACCTGCTCGAGCGCCACGGCTGGCGCGGGATCTTTCACGTCACGACCGGCCGCATCGGTAGCCCGGGGTTCGTGACCGAGGCCGACCTGCGCGAGCTCGCGCGGCGCGGGCACGGCATCGGCTCGCACTCGTGCAGCCACCCGCCCCGCATGAGCGAGCTTCCGGAGCACGAGATCCGGCGCGAATGGAAGGAGAGCCTCGCCCGCCTGGAGCAGCTCCTCGGCCAGCAGGTGCCCTTCGCGTCGGTGCCGGGCGGCTTCACCTCGCGCCAGGTGGAGCGCCTCGCGGCCGAGGAGGGGGTCCGGTTTCTCTTCACCTCGGAGCCGTGCACCTGCGTGCGGAAGGAGGGCACGTGCGCCGTCCTCGGCCGGTACGCGGTGCGTCGCGACACCTCCGCCGTGGAGGCGGCGGCCATGGCCCGCGGGGACCTCGTGCCGCGCTATCGCCAGTGGGCCGTCTGGCAGCTCAAGAAGCCGCTCAAGCGGCTCGGCGGCGAGCGGTGGCTGCGGCTGCGCGCACGGCTCCTGGCCCGGCGCTGA
- a CDS encoding polysaccharide biosynthesis/export family protein, translating into MRRALLLAFALAGMTACPTTLPHYNYGAEPDPRRKEFVVGAGDELTVSVWKNPDLSTNMRVRLDGTVSMPLIGDVKAAGRTVAELREEITERLVPYLKETSAVVTVSVGEIHSYSFTVMGNVDRPGMFNPRRYVTIMEALGMAGDVNRFAAAERIVIVRKKPGGKAVRIPIDYRAIASGRRPDQDLVLVSGDVVYVP; encoded by the coding sequence GTGAGGAGAGCCCTGCTGCTGGCATTCGCGCTCGCCGGGATGACCGCGTGCCCGACGACCTTGCCCCACTACAACTACGGCGCCGAGCCGGACCCTCGCCGCAAGGAGTTCGTCGTGGGGGCGGGCGACGAGCTGACCGTGAGTGTCTGGAAGAACCCCGACCTGTCCACGAACATGCGGGTGCGCCTGGACGGCACCGTGAGCATGCCGCTCATCGGCGACGTGAAGGCCGCGGGGCGCACCGTGGCCGAGCTCCGCGAGGAGATCACGGAGCGGCTGGTCCCGTACCTCAAGGAGACGAGCGCCGTCGTCACGGTCTCCGTGGGAGAGATCCACAGCTACTCCTTCACGGTGATGGGGAACGTGGACCGTCCTGGGATGTTCAACCCGCGGCGCTACGTCACGATCATGGAGGCGCTGGGGATGGCGGGGGACGTGAACCGCTTCGCCGCGGCCGAGCGCATCGTGATCGTCCGCAAGAAGCCGGGGGGCAAGGCGGTGCGCATCCCGATCGACTACCGGGCGATCGCCTCGGGACGCAGGCCCGACCAGGACCTGGTGCTCGTCTCCGGCGACGTGGTGTACGTGCCGTAG
- a CDS encoding glycosyltransferase family 2 protein — translation MWISTTALYWSSLGVVAYTYAGYPLLINVLSRLRPRPSSEALDAFEPVVTVVLAARNEEARLAGKLENLLALDYPAEKRQIIVVSDGSTDGTDELVGRYAHRGVELVRLDPAGGKARAINAAVARARGELLLFCDARQRIDPQALRSLVRVFTDPAVGAASGELMLGREQGPGLYWSYEKLIRQAEGRFDSVVGATGALYAIRRALFRELPEGCLLDDVFVPMSVVRQGSRVLFVPTAQVFDDEAAIEGEFSRKARTLAGNFQLLTQLPWLLDPRENRLWMQFVSHKLLRLVCPFALATLFASNVALVATGAPGWPLYAATLAAQLGVYGLAAYAQLAGPAEVGRLARVSHTFVALNAAAVEGLRRFLIGDLGWTTHRAPA, via the coding sequence GTGTGGATTTCCACCACCGCGCTCTACTGGTCATCGCTTGGCGTGGTCGCGTACACCTACGCGGGCTACCCGCTGCTCATCAACGTGCTCTCCCGGCTGCGCCCGCGCCCCTCCTCCGAGGCGCTGGACGCGTTCGAGCCGGTGGTCACCGTGGTGCTCGCCGCCCGCAACGAGGAGGCGCGCCTGGCCGGCAAGCTCGAGAACCTGCTCGCGCTCGACTACCCGGCGGAGAAGCGACAGATCATCGTGGTGAGCGACGGGTCCACCGACGGTACCGACGAGCTCGTTGGCCGCTACGCGCACCGCGGCGTCGAGCTCGTGCGGCTCGACCCGGCGGGGGGCAAGGCTCGGGCCATCAACGCGGCCGTAGCACGCGCGCGCGGGGAGCTCCTGCTTTTCTGCGACGCGCGCCAGCGCATCGACCCGCAGGCGCTGCGCTCCCTCGTCCGCGTTTTCACCGACCCGGCCGTGGGCGCGGCGAGCGGCGAGCTGATGCTGGGGCGCGAGCAGGGGCCCGGCCTCTACTGGAGCTACGAGAAACTGATCCGCCAGGCCGAGGGGCGCTTCGATTCGGTCGTCGGGGCGACGGGGGCGCTCTACGCGATCCGGCGCGCGCTCTTTCGCGAGCTCCCCGAGGGCTGCCTGCTCGACGACGTCTTCGTGCCGATGAGCGTCGTGCGGCAGGGGAGTCGCGTGCTCTTCGTCCCCACGGCCCAGGTCTTCGACGACGAGGCGGCGATCGAGGGCGAGTTCTCCCGCAAGGCGCGCACCCTGGCCGGGAACTTCCAGCTCCTGACCCAGCTCCCCTGGCTGCTCGACCCACGCGAGAACCGCCTCTGGATGCAGTTCGTCTCGCACAAGCTCCTGCGTCTCGTCTGCCCCTTCGCCCTCGCCACGCTCTTCGCCTCGAACGTGGCCCTCGTCGCCACCGGGGCTCCCGGCTGGCCGCTCTACGCCGCCACGCTCGCGGCGCAGCTCGGCGTGTACGGCCTCGCGGCCTACGCCCAGCTCGCGGGCCCGGCCGAGGTCGGACGCCTCGCCCGGGTCAGCCACACCTTCGTGGCGTTGAACGCGGCGGCGGTGGAAGGACTCCGACGCTTCCTGATCGGCGACCTGGGCTGGACCACGCACCGCGCGCCGGCGTGA
- a CDS encoding SpoIIE family protein phosphatase, protein MPKLITLGGATRRTEHPFEDVCLLGRTAQCLVYLGDLSVSREHARIVKVPDGYQIEDLGSGNGTFVNGQRATRRMLADGDEVMVGNFLFRFEADAAPKKMLQNVLTVVPDDHGALIATMTEAKLALAPPGLERLQTKSQMETELAQAYRMLEATYAVTSAIASILEPEKLFNTILESLFNVFPNAARGFILLLDERQQLVPAAILQRRATMATEGLTISQTVVAEVLGGGQSVLSQGAGADRTGAVSRICAPLVARGQTLGILHIEGKRGMPSFSNAELQLLTGIATQAGIAIANAQLHQQLMSQQRLEMDLRFARRVQESFLPFGPPEVPGYLFDRNYQPLYWVGGDFYDFITTSSDRVGVVIGDVTGKGVSAALLMARLTSDIRHYSTAEASPASVLGWLNENLLLTGQDDMFATVLYLVLDPATGVVTFCNAGHLRPLLRQVDGEVIELEGPSNMAVGVLPDQDFQEQSLELLPGECILLCTDGVAEAKNSAQDEFGMHRTGRAFAASPPEHAIASVLRELQRHAGTESQYDDITLVSILRHE, encoded by the coding sequence GTGCCCAAGCTCATCACGCTAGGCGGAGCCACCCGACGGACGGAGCATCCGTTCGAGGACGTGTGCCTGCTCGGACGAACGGCCCAGTGCCTGGTCTACCTGGGCGACCTCTCCGTCTCGCGCGAGCACGCGCGCATCGTCAAGGTCCCGGACGGCTACCAGATCGAAGACCTCGGCAGCGGCAACGGGACCTTCGTCAACGGCCAGCGCGCCACGCGGCGCATGCTCGCCGACGGCGACGAGGTGATGGTCGGGAACTTCCTCTTCCGCTTCGAGGCCGACGCCGCGCCCAAGAAGATGCTGCAGAACGTGTTGACGGTGGTTCCGGACGACCACGGCGCGCTGATCGCCACCATGACCGAGGCGAAGCTGGCCCTCGCGCCGCCGGGCCTCGAGCGCCTGCAGACCAAGTCCCAGATGGAGACGGAGCTGGCGCAGGCCTACCGCATGCTGGAGGCCACCTACGCCGTGACCTCCGCCATCGCATCGATCCTCGAGCCCGAGAAGCTCTTCAACACGATCCTCGAGTCGCTCTTCAACGTCTTTCCGAACGCGGCGCGCGGGTTCATCCTGCTGCTCGACGAGCGCCAGCAGCTCGTGCCGGCGGCGATCCTGCAGCGGCGCGCCACGATGGCGACGGAGGGGCTCACCATCTCGCAGACCGTGGTGGCGGAGGTGCTGGGGGGCGGGCAATCGGTGCTCAGCCAGGGGGCGGGAGCGGACCGCACCGGCGCGGTGTCTCGCATCTGCGCCCCGCTCGTCGCGCGCGGGCAGACGCTCGGGATCCTGCACATCGAGGGGAAGCGCGGCATGCCCTCGTTCTCCAACGCCGAGCTGCAGCTCCTCACGGGGATCGCGACCCAGGCCGGGATCGCCATCGCCAACGCGCAGCTTCACCAGCAGCTGATGAGCCAGCAGCGGCTCGAGATGGACCTGCGCTTCGCGCGCCGGGTCCAGGAGAGCTTCCTCCCCTTCGGCCCCCCGGAGGTGCCGGGGTACCTCTTCGACCGCAACTACCAGCCGCTCTACTGGGTGGGAGGCGACTTCTACGACTTCATCACCACCTCGAGCGACCGCGTCGGGGTGGTGATCGGCGACGTGACGGGCAAGGGCGTGAGCGCGGCGCTCCTGATGGCGCGCCTGACCTCGGACATCCGCCACTACTCGACGGCGGAGGCGAGCCCCGCCTCGGTCCTCGGCTGGCTCAACGAGAACCTCTTGCTGACCGGCCAGGACGACATGTTCGCCACCGTCCTCTACCTGGTCCTCGACCCTGCGACGGGGGTCGTGACCTTCTGCAACGCGGGCCACCTGCGACCGCTCCTGCGCCAGGTGGACGGCGAGGTGATCGAGCTCGAGGGCCCCTCCAACATGGCGGTGGGCGTGCTGCCCGACCAGGACTTCCAGGAGCAGTCGCTCGAGCTCCTGCCCGGCGAGTGCATCCTCCTCTGCACCGACGGCGTGGCGGAGGCGAAGAACAGCGCCCAGGACGAGTTCGGCATGCACCGGACCGGTCGCGCCTTCGCGGCGAGCCCTCCGGAGCACGCCATCGCGTCGGTCCTGCGCGAGCTACAGCGCCACGCCGGCACCGAGTCCCAGTACGATGACATCACCCTGGTCTCGATCCTGCGCCACGAGTGA
- a CDS encoding glycosyltransferase — protein MRVVHLMKGSACVYGAERVLLAELAELRAQGVDARFVMLQEARLGEQSDVLGQAVEALGLPVARVPVESVFSRRVVADLRRVLEEERPAVVHSHGYKADVIGLLACRLAKLPIVGEVSGWLFPKEDYKVRFYEWLDVQALKRMDRVIVLADHYRRMTLRMGIGREQLRLIPSGVDPASLRARAGRAELRQRLGLPVGVPTVGMLTRLSPEKGVDIFLRAVALVAPAVPRMRAVIFGTGPEEETLRGLAAELGIEQWVVWAGYVDEAMDALLALDVVAQTSRTEALPQTLMEAMVMERPVVVTAVGGCPELVVDGRTGFVSPSMDPETIAARILCLLTRPELRRQMGVEGARRIDERYTLRKWAQDTIQLYEEFRH, from the coding sequence ATGCGCGTCGTTCATTTGATGAAAGGGAGCGCGTGCGTCTACGGCGCGGAGCGCGTGCTCCTCGCCGAGCTGGCGGAGCTCCGAGCCCAGGGGGTCGACGCGCGCTTCGTCATGCTGCAGGAGGCGCGGCTCGGCGAGCAGTCCGACGTGCTCGGACAAGCCGTGGAGGCGCTCGGGCTGCCCGTGGCGCGGGTCCCGGTGGAGAGCGTGTTCTCGCGCCGGGTGGTGGCCGACCTGCGCCGCGTCCTCGAGGAGGAGCGGCCGGCGGTGGTCCACTCGCACGGCTACAAGGCCGACGTGATCGGCCTGCTCGCCTGCCGCCTGGCGAAGCTCCCGATCGTGGGCGAGGTCTCGGGCTGGCTCTTTCCGAAGGAGGACTACAAGGTCCGCTTCTACGAGTGGCTGGACGTGCAGGCGCTCAAGCGAATGGACCGCGTGATTGTCCTCGCGGATCACTACCGGCGCATGACGCTCCGCATGGGGATCGGCCGGGAGCAGCTACGGCTCATCCCGAGCGGCGTGGACCCTGCCAGCCTGCGCGCGCGAGCCGGTCGCGCAGAGCTGCGTCAACGGCTGGGCCTTCCCGTGGGAGTGCCCACCGTGGGGATGCTCACCCGCCTCAGCCCGGAGAAGGGCGTAGACATCTTTCTGCGGGCGGTGGCCCTCGTCGCGCCCGCGGTGCCGAGGATGCGCGCCGTGATCTTCGGGACGGGGCCCGAAGAGGAGACGCTACGGGGCCTCGCCGCCGAGCTCGGCATCGAGCAGTGGGTCGTCTGGGCCGGCTACGTGGACGAGGCGATGGATGCGCTCCTCGCCCTCGACGTGGTGGCGCAGACCAGTCGCACCGAGGCGCTGCCCCAGACGCTGATGGAGGCCATGGTGATGGAGCGACCCGTGGTGGTCACGGCGGTCGGCGGCTGCCCGGAGCTGGTCGTGGACGGCCGGACGGGCTTCGTCTCGCCGTCGATGGACCCCGAGACGATCGCGGCCCGGATCCTGTGCCTCCTCACGCGGCCCGAGCTCCGGCGGCAGATGGGAGTGGAAGGGGCGCGGCGCATCGACGAGCGGTACACGCTCAGGAAATGGGCGCAGGACACGATCCAGCTCTACGAGGAGTTCCGGCACTGA